The Micromonospora sp. M71_S20 genome has a window encoding:
- a CDS encoding ricin-type beta-trefoil lectin domain protein codes for MLGSSARRERATRRRALTLVAAAALVLPMLAGTATPATAADRPAVQPLPANLETIRAAEATALYGTPAVRPIEQRRTALITMGDSEISGEGVGNYVPGTHEPGNWCDRSYDQAVFRTGIAADEKYNIACSGATPWNLIRGGPTQHNELNQGDHLAIKARNTHIKLIWVVVGANGDGTIQFGPVATDCAVRRVLLQGACYPTYTDQWSVRTDGSRQAVEDALEDIRQTMTGAGYLRSDYELVLMSYPSPGSPDVEDNPNFPGWYAGGCLLYLADAAFARNKAVPMFESALRAAATNTGTRYLDASRLFHGHEVCTDNTSVRGLHIELGIWDENAARQSFHPNKRGHGMFAQCVTQFVDSGRQRATCVDPASTGNGVLYDGLFEFKQLRNAATGTCVDGKGYDSRNGTPQQSYGCHGGRNQGFWYDPTRQSLHSELSHDRCLDVSGGSLSAGTAVNIHDCHGGANQKFVLAGNQIRTAGNANLCLAFDNPLLGTPRLRLAACSTSARQQWSFESRNFANPVGYGHDDFIGSRVY; via the coding sequence GTGCTTGGTTCCTCCGCCAGGCGCGAACGCGCGACCCGACGACGGGCCCTCACCCTCGTCGCCGCCGCCGCTCTCGTCCTGCCGATGCTCGCCGGAACGGCCACCCCCGCCACCGCGGCCGACCGTCCCGCCGTCCAGCCGCTCCCCGCCAACCTGGAGACGATCCGCGCCGCCGAGGCCACCGCGCTCTACGGCACGCCCGCCGTCCGCCCCATCGAGCAGCGCCGCACCGCGCTGATCACCATGGGCGACAGCGAGATCTCGGGCGAGGGGGTGGGCAACTACGTGCCCGGCACCCACGAGCCCGGCAACTGGTGCGACCGCTCGTACGACCAGGCGGTGTTCCGCACCGGCATCGCCGCCGACGAGAAGTACAACATCGCCTGCTCCGGCGCGACCCCGTGGAACCTGATCCGGGGCGGGCCGACCCAGCACAACGAGCTGAACCAGGGCGACCACCTCGCCATCAAGGCGCGCAACACGCACATCAAGCTGATCTGGGTGGTGGTCGGCGCCAACGGCGACGGCACGATCCAGTTCGGCCCGGTCGCCACCGACTGCGCCGTCCGCCGGGTCCTCCTCCAGGGCGCCTGCTACCCCACCTACACCGACCAGTGGAGCGTCCGCACCGACGGCAGCCGGCAGGCCGTCGAGGACGCCCTCGAAGACATCCGGCAGACGATGACCGGCGCCGGCTACCTGCGCTCCGACTACGAGCTGGTGCTGATGTCGTACCCGAGCCCGGGCAGCCCGGACGTCGAGGACAACCCGAACTTCCCCGGCTGGTACGCCGGCGGCTGCCTGCTCTACCTGGCCGACGCCGCGTTCGCCCGGAACAAGGCGGTGCCGATGTTCGAGTCGGCGCTGCGGGCGGCGGCGACCAACACCGGCACCCGCTACCTGGACGCCAGCCGGCTCTTCCACGGCCACGAGGTGTGCACGGACAACACCTCGGTACGCGGGCTCCACATCGAGCTGGGCATCTGGGACGAGAACGCGGCCCGGCAGTCGTTCCACCCGAACAAGCGGGGGCACGGCATGTTCGCCCAGTGCGTCACCCAGTTCGTCGACTCCGGGCGGCAGCGGGCGACCTGCGTGGACCCGGCCAGCACCGGCAACGGCGTGCTCTACGACGGGCTCTTCGAGTTCAAGCAGCTGCGCAACGCCGCCACCGGCACCTGCGTCGACGGCAAGGGCTACGACTCGCGCAACGGCACCCCCCAGCAGTCGTACGGCTGTCACGGCGGGCGCAACCAGGGCTTCTGGTACGACCCGACCCGCCAGTCGCTGCACTCGGAGCTCTCCCACGACCGCTGCCTGGACGTCTCGGGCGGTTCGCTGAGCGCCGGTACGGCGGTGAACATCCACGACTGCCACGGCGGCGCCAACCAGAAGTTCGTGCTGGCCGGCAACCAGATCAGGACGGCCGGCAACGCCAACCTCTGCCTGGCGTTCGACAACCCGCTGCTGGGCACCCCCCGGCTGCGCCTGGCCGCCTGCTCCACCAGCGCCCGCCAGCAGTGGTCCTTCGAGTCCCGCAACTTCGCCAACCCCGTGGGCTACGGGCACGACGACTTCATCGGCTCCCGCGTCTACTGA
- a CDS encoding glycosyltransferase family 2 protein, whose amino-acid sequence MKLSILMPVYNEEERIADALKQALAVDYPCEIELVVVDDGSRDGTGEILGRADDARLRVITHQRNAGKGAAIKTAVDNAEGDYMVILDADLEYDPMDIPKLLDPVLDGRAEVVYGNRTFGSHSAYSFWYVMGNKGVTMAANVLFNSYIGDLETCFKLMPVALYRSLDIRSRGFGMEAEVTGKLLRRRIRPYEVPISYRARGREEGKKITWKDGVEAIWILGRERTRRRPLAAPTR is encoded by the coding sequence GTGAAGCTCTCGATCCTCATGCCGGTCTACAACGAGGAAGAACGCATCGCGGATGCCCTCAAGCAGGCATTGGCGGTCGACTACCCGTGTGAGATCGAGCTGGTCGTGGTCGACGACGGCAGCCGGGACGGCACCGGTGAGATCCTCGGTCGGGCCGACGACGCGCGCCTGCGGGTCATCACCCACCAGCGCAACGCCGGCAAGGGTGCCGCCATCAAGACGGCGGTCGACAACGCCGAGGGCGACTACATGGTCATTCTCGACGCCGACCTCGAGTACGACCCGATGGACATCCCGAAGCTGCTCGACCCGGTGCTCGACGGGCGGGCCGAGGTGGTCTACGGCAACCGCACCTTCGGCAGCCACAGCGCCTACAGCTTCTGGTACGTGATGGGCAACAAGGGCGTCACGATGGCGGCGAACGTCCTGTTCAACTCCTACATCGGCGACCTGGAGACCTGCTTCAAGCTGATGCCGGTCGCGCTCTACCGCTCGCTCGACATCCGCTCGCGGGGCTTCGGCATGGAGGCCGAGGTCACCGGCAAGCTGCTGCGCCGGCGCATCCGCCCCTACGAGGTCCCGATCAGCTACCGGGCGCGGGGCCGCGAAGAGGGCAAGAAGATCACCTGGAAGGACGGCGTCGAGGCGATCTGGATCCTCGGCCGCGAGCGCACCCGCCGCCGCCCCCTCGCCGCCCCGACCCGCTGA
- a CDS encoding transketolase family protein, with the protein MRERFIETTTALLAEDPRTALVLADISADAFDPAAHRHPDRVLNVGIREQLMVGVAGGLALTGLRPIVHSYAPFLVERAYEQIKLDLDHQGVEAVLVSIGASYDRAESGRTHLSPADVSLIDTLHGWTVHVPGHRDEVPALLRDAVAADGSAYLRLSTLHNVRPYGGDGALRVLRDAGPGAPLLVAVGPVLDAAVAAVADLGVTVAYTHRPRPFDTTGLRTLAGDAVILVEPYLAGTSARVVSAALADRPHRLLALGVSREELRRYGSAEDHTRWHGLDAAGLRRSVAGFLDAAPVPAGR; encoded by the coding sequence GTGCGGGAGCGCTTCATCGAGACCACCACCGCGCTGCTGGCGGAGGATCCGCGTACGGCCCTGGTGCTGGCGGACATCTCCGCCGACGCGTTCGACCCGGCCGCGCACCGGCACCCGGACCGGGTGCTCAACGTCGGGATCCGGGAACAACTGATGGTGGGCGTGGCCGGCGGGCTCGCCCTGACCGGGCTCCGACCGATCGTGCACAGCTACGCCCCGTTCCTCGTCGAGCGGGCGTACGAGCAGATCAAGCTCGACCTGGACCACCAGGGCGTGGAGGCGGTGCTGGTCAGCATCGGCGCGTCGTACGACCGGGCGGAGTCGGGGCGTACCCACCTGTCCCCGGCCGACGTCTCGCTGATCGACACCCTGCACGGCTGGACCGTGCACGTCCCCGGCCACCGCGACGAGGTGCCGGCGCTGCTGCGGGACGCGGTGGCCGCCGACGGTTCGGCGTACCTGCGACTGTCCACGCTGCACAACGTCCGGCCGTACGGCGGCGACGGCGCGCTGCGGGTGCTCCGGGACGCGGGGCCGGGCGCACCGCTGCTGGTCGCGGTGGGGCCGGTGCTGGACGCGGCGGTGGCGGCGGTGGCCGACCTGGGCGTGACGGTGGCCTACACCCACCGGCCGCGACCGTTCGACACGACGGGGCTGCGGACGCTGGCGGGCGACGCGGTGATCCTGGTGGAGCCCTACCTGGCCGGCACGTCGGCCCGGGTGGTGTCGGCGGCCCTGGCCGACCGGCCGCACCGGCTGCTGGCGCTCGGCGTCAGCCGGGAGGAGTTGCGCCGCTACGGCTCGGCCGAGGACCACACCCGCTGGCACGGGCTGGACGCCGCCGGGCTGCGCCGCTCGGTCGCCGGGTTCCTGGACGCGGCGCCGGTGCCGGCCGGCCGCTGA
- a CDS encoding transketolase: protein MTTTTASAGPAPTAVPPRDPTTAPRHHPTAPPLPGPVAPLYERVRAGREFGANVRSTVDVLWVLYDRVLRITPETVDDPGRDRFLLSKGHAVAGYYAVLAAKGFVPADWLDDQGGPGSRLGDHPDRVLVPGVEIGSGSLGHGLGLGVGTALGLRAQGLLGPRVYVLLGDAELDEGSNHEAIAYAGATGLGGLTAIVVDNGSATHGWAGGAAARFTVNGWTAATVDGHDHEALHTALTGHDNHRPHVVVAVVDQGE from the coding sequence ATGACCACGACCACCGCCAGCGCGGGCCCGGCCCCGACCGCCGTGCCACCCCGTGATCCGACCACCGCGCCACGCCACCACCCGACCGCCCCGCCGCTGCCGGGCCCCGTCGCGCCGCTGTACGAGCGGGTCCGCGCGGGCCGGGAGTTCGGCGCCAACGTCCGCTCCACCGTCGACGTGCTCTGGGTGCTCTACGACCGGGTCCTCCGGATCACCCCGGAGACCGTCGACGACCCCGGGCGGGACCGGTTCCTGCTCTCCAAGGGCCACGCCGTGGCCGGCTACTACGCCGTACTCGCCGCGAAGGGGTTCGTCCCCGCCGACTGGCTCGACGACCAGGGCGGGCCCGGAAGCCGGCTCGGCGACCACCCCGACCGGGTGCTGGTGCCCGGGGTGGAGATCGGCTCCGGCTCGCTGGGCCACGGGCTCGGGCTCGGCGTCGGCACCGCGCTCGGGCTGCGCGCCCAGGGCCTGCTGGGGCCCCGGGTGTACGTGCTGCTCGGCGACGCGGAACTGGACGAGGGCTCCAACCACGAGGCGATCGCGTACGCGGGGGCGACCGGGCTGGGCGGCCTGACCGCGATCGTGGTCGACAACGGCTCCGCCACGCACGGCTGGGCGGGCGGCGCCGCGGCCCGGTTCACCGTCAACGGCTGGACCGCCGCCACCGTCGACGGGCACGACCACGAGGCCCTGCACACCGCCCTGACCGGGCACGACAACCACCGGCCGCACGTCGTCGTCGCGGTCGTCGACCAGGGGGAGTGA
- the soxR gene encoding redox-sensitive transcriptional activator SoxR, which yields MHESLTIGQLSTRSGVAPSALRYYERLGLIRAERTGGNQRRYARTELRRVAFVRISQQVGISLEEIREALDSLPASRTPSAEDWARLSATWRERLNEKIRLMTKLRDDLDGCIGCGCLSLQRCTLNNPGDSLAGEGPGARLVLPRGAEEPTPTP from the coding sequence ATGCACGAGTCTCTGACCATCGGCCAGCTCTCCACCCGCAGCGGCGTCGCGCCCTCGGCGTTGCGCTACTACGAGCGGCTCGGGCTGATCCGGGCGGAGCGGACGGGCGGCAACCAGCGCCGCTACGCCCGCACCGAGCTGCGCCGGGTGGCGTTCGTCCGGATCTCCCAGCAGGTCGGCATCTCGCTGGAGGAGATCCGGGAGGCGCTGGACTCCCTGCCGGCCTCCCGCACGCCCAGCGCGGAGGACTGGGCGCGGCTCTCCGCGACCTGGCGGGAGCGGCTGAACGAGAAGATCCGGCTGATGACGAAGCTCCGCGACGACCTCGACGGCTGCATCGGCTGCGGCTGCCTGTCCCTGCAACGCTGCACGCTCAACAACCCCGGCGACTCGCTCGCCGGCGAGGGCCCCGGCGCCCGCCTCGTGCTCCCCCGCGGGGCCGAGGAGCCGACGCCGACCCCCTGA
- a CDS encoding NAD(P)H-quinone oxidoreductase, with protein MRAITIPEPGGPDALVWSEVPDPEPGPGEVVVDVRASAVNRADLLQRQGHYPPPPGAPAYPGLECSGVISAIGPDVAGWEVGREVCALLAGGGYAERVAVPAGQLLPVPAGVDLVDAAALPEVACTVWSNVVQVARLGKGETLLLHGGGSGIGTFAIQLAVALGATVAVTARAGKHERLRELGAAHTIDYREQDFVEEVRRVTGGRGADVILDIMGAAYLLRNVAALATGGRLVVIGMQGGRKGELDLGALLAKRGTIAATALRSRPLAEKAEIVRGVREEVWPLVESGAVRPVVDRRVPMAEAARAHRLVESNDHVGKVLLTTG; from the coding sequence ATGCGCGCGATCACGATCCCGGAGCCCGGCGGACCCGACGCACTGGTCTGGAGCGAGGTGCCCGATCCCGAGCCCGGCCCGGGTGAGGTGGTCGTCGACGTGCGGGCCAGCGCGGTCAACCGGGCCGACCTGCTGCAACGGCAGGGGCACTACCCGCCGCCGCCGGGCGCGCCCGCGTACCCCGGGCTGGAGTGCTCCGGGGTGATCAGCGCGATCGGTCCCGACGTGGCCGGCTGGGAGGTGGGCCGGGAGGTCTGCGCGCTGCTGGCCGGCGGCGGCTACGCGGAGCGGGTCGCGGTGCCGGCCGGGCAGCTCCTGCCGGTGCCGGCCGGCGTCGACCTGGTCGACGCGGCGGCGCTGCCCGAGGTCGCCTGCACGGTCTGGTCGAACGTGGTGCAGGTGGCCCGGCTCGGCAAGGGCGAGACGCTGCTGCTGCACGGCGGCGGGAGCGGGATCGGCACCTTCGCGATCCAGCTCGCGGTCGCGCTCGGCGCCACCGTGGCGGTCACCGCCCGGGCCGGCAAGCACGAGCGGCTGCGTGAGCTGGGCGCGGCGCACACGATCGACTACCGCGAGCAGGACTTCGTCGAGGAGGTCCGGCGGGTCACCGGCGGCCGGGGCGCGGACGTCATCCTCGACATCATGGGCGCCGCCTACCTGCTCCGGAACGTGGCGGCGCTGGCCACGGGCGGCCGGCTGGTGGTGATCGGCATGCAGGGTGGCCGCAAGGGCGAGCTGGATCTCGGGGCGCTGCTGGCCAAGCGGGGCACGATCGCGGCCACCGCGCTGCGGTCCCGGCCGCTGGCGGAGAAGGCGGAGATCGTGCGCGGCGTCCGCGAGGAGGTGTGGCCGCTGGTCGAGTCGGGGGCGGTCCGGCCGGTCGTGGACCGGCGGGTGCCGATGGCCGAGGCGGCACGGGCGCACCGGCTGGTCGAGTCGAACGACCACGTCGGCAAGGTGCTGCTCACCACCGGCTGA
- a CDS encoding AAA family ATPase codes for MWETPSVVLISGIMAAGKSTVAEALARRLPRAVHLRGDVFRRMVVSGRAEMTAEPSPEAWRQLRLRYDLAASAADRYAAEGFTVVLQDVILGAELPAMVDRIRHRPLAVVVLAPSPEAVAAREDAREKKGYGDWPVADLDAQFRAETPRIGLWLDTSALTPARTVDEILARAWTDGRVG; via the coding sequence GTGTGGGAGACCCCGTCGGTGGTGCTGATCAGCGGAATCATGGCCGCCGGAAAGTCCACTGTGGCCGAGGCGCTGGCCCGGCGACTGCCCCGCGCGGTGCACCTGCGCGGCGACGTCTTCCGGCGGATGGTGGTCAGCGGGCGGGCGGAGATGACCGCCGAGCCGTCGCCGGAGGCGTGGCGGCAGCTGCGGCTGCGCTACGACCTCGCCGCGTCGGCGGCGGACCGGTACGCCGCCGAGGGCTTCACGGTGGTGCTCCAGGACGTGATCCTCGGCGCGGAACTGCCGGCCATGGTCGACCGCATCCGGCACCGGCCGCTGGCGGTCGTGGTGCTCGCGCCGAGCCCCGAGGCCGTCGCCGCCCGCGAGGACGCGCGGGAGAAGAAGGGGTACGGGGACTGGCCCGTCGCCGACCTGGACGCGCAGTTCCGGGCGGAGACGCCCCGGATCGGGCTCTGGCTGGACACCTCCGCGCTCACCCCGGCGCGGACGGTGGACGAAATCCTGGCCCGGGCGTGGACCGACGGACGGGTGGGGTAG
- a CDS encoding cyclase family protein encodes MTALLDAVSAGVTIHDLSQPFEEGMPCAPNHPGFRLALLRRHGDVVRADGGSSAGELIVTGGHVGTHVDALSHISQDGLLHGGHDAAEAQSGGRFRVHGTETIPPLVRRGVLLDVASVHGVDVLPGGYGVTADDLERCLRRTGVRLGAGDVALVRTGWARHWTSPTAYLGLDTGVPGVDPSGAAWLAEHGVALTGADTTAYEQIPPGAGLRVLPVHRLLLVEAGIYIVEHLRLDSLAEAGVNEFLFVLAPLPIVGGTGSPVRPLAVV; translated from the coding sequence ATGACCGCACTCCTGGACGCCGTCTCCGCGGGCGTCACCATCCACGACCTCAGCCAGCCGTTCGAGGAGGGGATGCCCTGCGCGCCGAACCACCCGGGATTCCGCCTGGCCCTGCTCCGCCGGCACGGCGACGTGGTGCGGGCCGACGGGGGCTCGTCGGCCGGCGAGCTGATCGTCACCGGCGGGCACGTCGGGACCCACGTCGACGCGTTGTCGCACATCTCGCAGGACGGGCTGCTGCACGGTGGACACGACGCTGCCGAGGCGCAGTCGGGTGGCCGGTTCCGCGTACACGGCACCGAGACGATTCCGCCTCTCGTCCGGCGGGGGGTGCTGCTGGACGTCGCCTCGGTCCACGGGGTCGACGTGCTTCCCGGCGGGTACGGCGTGACCGCCGACGACCTCGAACGGTGCCTGCGGCGCACCGGCGTGCGGCTGGGCGCGGGCGACGTGGCGCTGGTCCGTACCGGCTGGGCCCGGCACTGGACAAGTCCGACGGCCTACCTGGGCCTCGACACGGGGGTGCCCGGCGTCGACCCCTCCGGCGCGGCCTGGCTCGCGGAGCACGGGGTCGCCCTGACGGGGGCGGACACCACCGCCTACGAGCAGATCCCTCCCGGCGCCGGGCTCCGGGTGCTGCCGGTCCACCGCCTGCTGCTGGTGGAGGCGGGCATCTACATCGTCGAACACCTGCGGCTGGACTCGCTGGCGGAGGCGGGCGTGAACGAGTTTCTGTTTGTCCTGGCTCCGCTGCCGATCGTCGGCGGCACGGGCTCGCCCGTACGCCCGCTGGCCGTCGTGTGA
- a CDS encoding circularly permuted type 2 ATP-grasp protein, protein MPLPAGPLVSYTRIRFNNEAGEGVRLTVRHDNSDCNFAELNAPLVAALQDEPARSAFVAAAPPVRRFMDDLGATRMRFIPYPLVIDRNEFDRMAEAACALLEAQTAMIREFLRSGPPERLLAEFGLPAAIAPFVNWEQLDSVEQVFARVDVLPTPSGYQFCEFNVDSSISGFEFHDCYQVMGEALDIPWLADTPRPEEQIADVVIKAFHQGSFDRVVVCDWSSRIGVGYFGFELLTETLRRRLPDVPVELVYHADYPQRWLDPSAGKRTLVYRGFMHEDMDDDYDFITRLVGSGASVINLFEAEIRTHKRWMAMFWEERFASLLPAGVRDMVTRYVPHTVSVTPENRDRLLADRAEYVFKFGHSSGGHDVMLGADHDADTIAARLAERGPDGWLAQRRVQLAECRFAPEAGAEPEPHHVVLGLYVLGGECSGMNIRADRGSAVVNIHQSAASGWAIPMDADERRRLIERVQAIGPTARERH, encoded by the coding sequence TTGCCCCTGCCCGCCGGGCCGCTCGTGTCGTACACTCGCATCCGATTCAATAACGAGGCGGGCGAAGGGGTGCGGTTAACGGTGCGGCATGACAACTCGGACTGCAATTTCGCGGAATTGAACGCGCCCCTGGTGGCCGCACTGCAGGACGAGCCGGCGCGGTCCGCGTTCGTCGCGGCCGCGCCGCCGGTACGGCGTTTCATGGACGACCTCGGTGCCACCCGGATGCGGTTCATCCCCTATCCGCTCGTCATCGACCGGAACGAGTTCGACCGGATGGCCGAGGCGGCCTGCGCCCTGCTGGAGGCGCAGACGGCGATGATTCGCGAGTTCCTCCGGTCGGGGCCTCCCGAGCGACTGTTGGCGGAATTCGGCCTGCCCGCCGCGATCGCGCCCTTCGTAAATTGGGAACAATTGGATTCCGTCGAGCAGGTCTTCGCCCGCGTCGACGTTCTGCCGACGCCGTCCGGATACCAGTTCTGTGAATTCAACGTCGACTCGTCCATTTCCGGATTCGAGTTCCACGACTGCTATCAGGTGATGGGCGAGGCGCTCGACATCCCGTGGCTCGCCGACACCCCCAGGCCCGAGGAACAGATCGCGGACGTCGTCATCAAAGCTTTCCACCAGGGCAGTTTCGACCGGGTGGTGGTGTGTGACTGGTCGAGCCGCATCGGAGTCGGCTACTTCGGCTTCGAGTTGCTGACCGAGACGCTGCGCCGGCGACTGCCCGACGTGCCGGTCGAACTGGTCTACCACGCCGACTATCCGCAGCGGTGGCTCGATCCGTCGGCCGGCAAGCGCACCCTGGTCTATCGCGGCTTCATGCACGAGGACATGGACGACGACTACGACTTCATCACCCGGCTGGTCGGCAGCGGCGCCTCCGTGATCAACCTCTTCGAGGCCGAGATCCGTACGCACAAGCGCTGGATGGCGATGTTCTGGGAGGAGCGTTTCGCCAGCCTGCTGCCCGCCGGCGTGCGCGACATGGTCACCCGCTACGTGCCCCACACCGTCTCGGTGACCCCCGAGAACCGTGACCGCCTGCTGGCGGACCGGGCCGAGTACGTGTTCAAGTTCGGGCACTCGTCCGGCGGGCACGACGTCATGCTCGGGGCCGACCACGACGCGGACACAATCGCCGCCCGGCTGGCCGAGCGCGGCCCCGACGGCTGGCTCGCCCAGCGTCGCGTGCAGCTCGCCGAGTGCCGGTTCGCCCCCGAGGCCGGTGCCGAGCCGGAGCCCCACCATGTCGTGCTCGGGCTCTACGTGCTCGGCGGCGAGTGCTCCGGCATGAACATCCGCGCCGACCGGGGCTCGGCCGTGGTCAACATCCACCAGTCGGCGGCCAGCGGCTGGGCCATCCCCATGGACGCCGACGAACGGCGACGGCTCATCGAACGCGTGCAGGCGATCGGGCCGACGGCCCGCGAACGACACTGA
- a CDS encoding PhzF family phenazine biosynthesis protein, with amino-acid sequence MEIPLYQVDAFTDRVFFGNPAAVCPLDEWLSDEVMQAIGLENNLAETAFIIDRGDSFALRWFTPSMEVDLCGHATLAAAHVVLNHLRPEWDEVTFHSNTGPLIVSRTPEGQFMMSFPALPRERVDPPEALLAGLSIAPTAVYGGMDYMAVYDNEEDLRAIEPDQRMLGTLDRRAVVVTAPGISSDFVARFFGPKQSIPEDQFTGSAHCMLVPYWAEVLGRTSLTSRQFSPRLGKTLTIHANCELRDDRVILGGSTRQYLAGVITLDDDEVARLSR; translated from the coding sequence ATGGAAATTCCCCTGTACCAGGTCGACGCGTTCACCGACCGGGTGTTCTTCGGCAATCCGGCCGCGGTCTGCCCCCTGGACGAGTGGCTCAGCGACGAGGTGATGCAGGCCATCGGCCTGGAGAACAACCTCGCGGAGACCGCGTTCATCATCGACCGGGGCGACAGCTTCGCGCTGCGCTGGTTCACCCCGTCGATGGAGGTCGACCTGTGCGGGCACGCCACGCTCGCCGCGGCCCACGTGGTGCTCAACCACCTGCGGCCCGAGTGGGACGAGGTCACCTTCCACTCCAACACGGGTCCCCTCATCGTCAGCCGTACCCCGGAGGGGCAGTTCATGATGTCCTTCCCCGCGTTGCCGCGCGAGCGGGTCGACCCGCCGGAGGCCCTGCTCGCCGGTCTGTCGATCGCGCCCACCGCGGTGTACGGGGGCATGGACTACATGGCGGTCTACGACAACGAGGAGGACCTGCGCGCGATCGAACCCGACCAGCGGATGCTCGGGACCCTCGACCGCCGCGCGGTGGTCGTGACGGCCCCCGGCATCTCCTCCGACTTCGTCGCCCGCTTCTTCGGCCCCAAGCAGTCGATCCCGGAGGATCAGTTCACCGGGTCGGCCCACTGCATGCTGGTCCCCTACTGGGCGGAGGTGCTGGGCAGGACCAGCCTGACCTCCCGTCAGTTCTCTCCCCGGCTCGGCAAGACGCTGACCATCCACGCCAACTGCGAGCTGCGCGACGACCGGGTCATCCTGGGCGGGTCGACGCGCCAGTACCTCGCCGGCGTCATCACGCTGGACGACGACGAGGTCGCTCGACTCAGTCGCTGA
- a CDS encoding MFS transporter has protein sequence MTLKKNFRLLWTAETVSQFGFEVATVVIPLFAVKTLHATPAQVGFLVTCEFLGFLLIGLPAGAWIDRRRGERVLVLSSLGRTAVFGVVAALALAGDLTMPTLYALMFAGSLCTVFLGISYQSVLPRIVDRQLLPGANSRVEFTLSLAEITGPAIAGFLLALATSSYVLGASAVCFGIATLLLSRIRVTGATAAPPPRTTTLFKDVRDGIRYVLRVPMFRVMAIRSSTYNFCNIATTTMFLLLLASVLRLPSAYIGIIFSGAGAGATLGALLAVRLSRRFGVGPTVLGACVLAGIASIPLPFARSGTWLIVAAIGYGIASGCIVVSNILQLSVRQALCAPGMQARLSATMRFLVWGVIPLGASVAGLVANVIGVRQTLALAVAGELVSIVPLYFSPLRRVVEMPTEPEPEPAPEPQPERAAGDGARPEARQLSD, from the coding sequence ATCACCCTGAAGAAGAACTTCCGCCTGCTCTGGACGGCGGAGACCGTCAGCCAGTTCGGCTTCGAGGTGGCGACGGTCGTCATCCCGCTGTTCGCCGTGAAGACCCTGCACGCCACCCCCGCGCAGGTCGGGTTCCTGGTGACCTGCGAGTTCCTGGGCTTCCTGCTCATCGGGCTGCCGGCGGGGGCGTGGATCGACCGTCGGCGCGGGGAACGGGTCCTGGTGCTGTCCAGCCTGGGCCGTACGGCCGTGTTCGGGGTCGTCGCGGCGCTGGCGCTGGCCGGCGACCTCACCATGCCCACGCTGTACGCGTTGATGTTCGCGGGGAGCCTCTGCACGGTCTTCCTGGGGATCTCCTACCAGAGCGTCCTGCCGCGGATCGTCGACCGGCAACTGCTGCCCGGTGCCAACTCGCGGGTGGAGTTCACCCTCTCGCTGGCGGAGATCACCGGCCCGGCCATCGCCGGCTTCCTGCTGGCGCTGGCCACCTCGTCGTACGTCCTCGGCGCCTCGGCCGTCTGCTTCGGCATCGCCACGCTGCTGCTCAGCCGGATCCGGGTGACCGGGGCGACGGCGGCCCCGCCGCCACGCACCACCACGCTGTTCAAGGACGTACGCGACGGCATCAGGTACGTGCTGCGGGTGCCGATGTTCCGGGTGATGGCCATCCGCAGCTCGACGTACAACTTCTGCAACATCGCGACCACCACCATGTTCCTGCTGCTGCTGGCGTCGGTGCTGCGGCTGCCGTCGGCGTACATCGGGATCATCTTCTCCGGCGCCGGTGCCGGCGCGACCCTCGGCGCCCTCCTCGCGGTGCGGCTGTCCCGGCGCTTCGGCGTCGGGCCGACGGTCCTCGGCGCGTGCGTGCTGGCGGGAATCGCCTCGATTCCGCTGCCCTTCGCGCGCAGCGGCACCTGGCTGATCGTCGCCGCCATCGGCTACGGCATCGCCTCGGGATGCATCGTCGTCTCCAACATCCTGCAACTGTCGGTCCGGCAGGCGCTGTGCGCGCCGGGCATGCAGGCCCGGTTGAGTGCGACGATGCGGTTCCTGGTCTGGGGCGTGATCCCGTTGGGCGCGTCGGTCGCGGGGCTGGTCGCGAACGTCATCGGCGTCCGCCAGACCCTCGCGCTCGCGGTCGCCGGCGAACTCGTCTCCATCGTCCCGCTGTACTTCTCGCCGCTGCGTCGGGTGGTCGAGATGCCCACCGAGCCTGAGCCCGAGCCGGCCCCGGAGCCGCAGCCCGAACGGGCGGCGGGCGACGGGGCGCGGCCCGAGGCACGGCAGCTCAGCGACTGA